The segment CGGTCGTAAATATCGCCTGCAACCAGCACAGCATCCACCGCATCGCGGTCGATAATATCCAGTAGCTGGTTCAGTACATGGCGCTGGTCTTCCAGCAGAGAGAGGTTGTGAAACAGCCGCCCTAGATGCCAATCGGCGGTATGAAGTAGTCGCATGGCAGGCTCAACGCAAAAAATATGCCCCATCATAGCAATCTGCATTCCAAACTGTCCGTCACGCAGCACAAAAAGCTATCTACCAAAGCTATTTACCAAAGCTCCCTGCAAAAAGCCCCGCACATGGCGGGGCTGAAGCAACAGTAGTGGCTGGCTGTTAGTCGCGGAACGCGTCCGGATAGGTGGTTAGATCGATTCCCCACATGAGGGGCAATAAGAAATAAACTGCCGCAACGATAAGCAGCAGTGCGAAAATATTTAGCCAGAAGCCGTTACGTACCATTTCGATAATTTTGATTTTTCCGGTCGCAAAAATAATCGCGTTGGGGGGCGTGCCCACCGGCAGCATAAAGGCGCAATTCGCTGCCATGGCCGCAGGTACCATTAGTACGAAAGGATGGATATCCAACGCCAACGCCAGTGAGGCAAGCACCGGAAGAATCATCGTGGCCGTTGCTGTATTGGAGGTAATTTCGGTCAAGAACAACACCATTCCAGCGGCAAGCAAGATCACCAGCAAGAAGTTAACGCCTTCCAACACGCTCATCTGACCACCAATCCAGGCAGCTAAACCAGAGGAACCAAAACCAGCAGCAATCGCCAAGCCACCGCCAAATAGCAGCAGAATGCCCCAGGGTACGTCTTTCGCAATATCCCACCCCAGCAGGCAGCCGCCTTTATTTGGTGAAGGAATTAAGAACAGCGCAATCGCCGCCACAATGGCAATCATTGTGTCGTTAATCCCTGGGATGGTGAGTATTTGGCCTTGCCACAGGAAAGAACGGGTAATCCAGAAAAACGCCGCTAACAGGAAAACAACCAGCACGGCTTTCTCTTCAAAGGTGATCTTTCCCAGCGCAGCCTTTTCCTTTGCAATGAGCGCCTTACCACCCGGAAGGTTGCTAAATTTAATCGGGTAAATAAAGCGTGTCAGCATTAGCCAACCAATAAACAGCAGTACCACAACGACCGGAAAAGCAAACATCATCCAACTGGCAAAGGTAATTTCAACACCAAACAGTTCATTCACAATCGCTGCCAGAATGATATTGGGAGGCGTACCAATCAGGGTACCCAAACCACCAATAGTACCGCCGTAACCAACGCCAAAAATCAGCGCTTTACTGAATTTATCGATGTCTTCGCTATGATCACCATCGCTCTTACTCAGCTCTTGTGTCACCTGATACACAATCGCAGTGCCAATAGGCAGCATCATCATAACCGACGCCGTATTGGATACCCACATCGACAAAAAGCCAGTGGCCGCCATAAAGCCGAACACAATACTGTTAATACTGGTGCCCAATACCGAAATAATAGTGAGAGCAATGCGCTTATGCAGATCCCACTTTTCCATCGCTAGGGCAATCATAAAACCGCCGAGGAAAAGGAAGATAATAGGGTTGCCATATGCTGCTGTCACCGCACTACTCTCAAGCGCCCCAGTAATCGGCAGCAATACAATGGGCAGTAGTGACGTAACAGGAATAGGTATCGCTTCGGTAATCCACCACACGGCTACCCACAGCGTGGTAGCAAGCACCATGCGGCCTTCTAGGCTTAGTTCCGCAGGGTGAAAAAACAGCAGAACAAAGGCAAACAGTAGCGGCCCTAGCACTAGCCCAACTTTTTGAGCTTTCGTATAGGCAGGTGGCTTTGGCGGCCTGCTACCCGAGTGTTGTTGCTCACCTGACGTAGTAGAGGGTGAGCGTCCAGCACCGGAGGTTGGCAACGCACACATAAGTAGGTTTTTGACTTGGTCATGGGAGTGCCAAAGCGACTCCCAGAGTGTCATTGTGGCAGTTCTGCGCATTATCAAAGTACCGCTCGCAGTCAGGTGATCGAAAGGGAGCTTCTCTTAGCAACCCCCTATGGCGTATTAAAACCAGCCTAGCTGATTTTTTGGTGCCCTTTATTCACTGCAGCCAAGTATTAGTCCAGCGAATTGACTAAAATTACAACCAAAGTCTAACCACTTTAGTCGAAATTATTAGCCAACACTTATGTGACATTGCTGCTTTATCACGGTAGGTTTGAGACGCTTTCCAAGGAGGTACTAACGTGCTCGACCGTTTTACTATGCCGTTGACCCATCGACCGCTTGCCAGTATGGCTCGGCATCTCAACAATAAGCAGATTACCCCTGACGAAGTTACCTTAGTCGCTTTTCTAGTAGGTATGAGCGCGCTACCGCTATTAGCCTTTGAATATTATGTTTTGGCACTGATAGCGATTTTATTGAACCGCCTTGGTGATGGGCTAGATGGTGCACTTGCCAGGCTAAGCGGCCAGCAAAGCGATGCGGGTGGGTTCATTGATATTGGGTTAGATTTTGTCTTTTATGCTGCGGTAGTACTGGGATTCGCGCTGGCTAACCCTGCGCAAAATGCGCTGCCAGCAGCGGTATTGCTATTCGCATTTATCGGCACAGGGACATCATTTTTAGCCTTTGCTATTGCGGCGAAAGCACGCAATGTTGAACGGCCAAACTTTCCACAAAAAGCATTTTACTATTTAGAGGGGTTAACCGAAGGCACAGAAACCGTTATCGCGTTAGTACTCTTCTGCTTGTTTCCTCAGTATTTTCCATGGTTAGCGGGTCTCTTTGCAGCCGGTTGTCTAATCACGACTGCCACGCGGCTATGGGGAGGCTATTGGACCCTTCGTTAGCACTTACGTTAGCCCTTCGACGGTGACGCACGCAATGTGCGCTATCGAACCGACAGCAGCGAACGTTAAGCACATCGTCCTGATAGAAAAGCATTGTTTTAAGAGCTGTGCTGTACACATTCATCAGGATGTAACCCGTGACTCTTTTTTTTCAGACGCCTTTATTTCGTCGTGTGCGCCAACACAAAGCTTCTTTAACATTGTGGAGTTCTTCCACGCCAGTACGTGAAGAGTTGTTTAGTGCAGAACGGCTTGAACAGCACGCGGGTAGTTTAGCGCTGGCGCAAGTTGTGACTGCAAGCCCTCTCAAAGTAGTGTCGTTGACGCGCCGTCTAAACGATAATGCTCGCGTATTACTTGCCGCTTACCGCGCTTGCGCTGTCACACTGGCAGAGGGTCGAGATGTCGTTCCAGCCGCCGCTTGGTTACTTGATAATTATCATCTTATCGAAGCACAAATTCGTGAAATACGCGGTGATCTTCCGCCGGGTTATTACCGACAGTTACCAAAGCTTGCAGAAGGTCCCTTTGCGGGCTATCCACGCGTATTTGGTATTGCATGGGCATTTATCGCTCATACCGATAGCAATATAGAACTCGCTAACTTACGTACATTTATTAAAGCTTATCAACGCGTACAGCCACTAACAATCGGAGAGTTATGGGCGGTCGCGATAACGCTTCGTATTGTATTAGTTGAAAATTTACGTCGACTTGCCGATCAAATTATTAGTGAACAAACGGCGCGCGATGCCGCGGACACACTTGCGGCCAGATGGATTGCTACTGAAAATGACTCGGTAAACAACGAATCGGCTAATAGCGTCTCGACAGATAGCTGCTCAATGGATGAGGGCTCAATTGATCATCAATTCCCTTCTTTTACGTCTCAGAAAACACCACTGTCGGCGCCTTTTATAGCTCAATTAGCCAAACGTTTACGCGGCGTTAACCCCCATACCAATGCACTGGCCTGCTGGCTTTTCGAGCAGCTTAATCGCCAGGGCGAATCCATCGATGATGTCGTGCAAAGTAACCAACAGCGCCAAGGTGCTGCGAACGTTACTGTGCGAAATATCATTACCAGTATGCGTTTTATTTCTAGCACCGATTGGGCTGAGCTTTTCGAAAGTGTCAGTTTGGTAGACGCAAAATTACGCGAACACAGCCGTTTTGCGCAGTACGATTTTTCAACACGTAATCAGTATCGCATTGCAGTGGAAGAGCTCGCCCGTGGCTCAGTCTATAGCGAGTTGGAAGTCGTTGATCATACGCTAACGCTGTCACGAGAAGCGCTGCCACTTACCGATGATGTCCATGAGGCAGCACGAGTCGAAGACCCCGGTTATTTTTTAGTGGCAGCGGGTAGGAATACGTTAGAAGAACGCCTTAACTATCGCCCGCCATTGAAACGGCGCTTTCGCCAGCTGCTGTTGAAAAATGGCATCAATGGCTACGTCATAATGCTGACAGCGACTACCGTCGCTTTGATGGTATTGGCAGGGTGGTTGCTGCTATCAATGCATTCAGGCGAGGTGTCGTCACGTTGGTTATTGTTGTTGGCAGCCCTGGGTATCCTGCCCACAATTGAGTTCGCTACGTCTATCGTCAATCGTTTCTTTATTTATAATATTGGCGCTCAGCCACTGCCTAGCCTAGATCTTTCCAAAGGTGTTCCCCCTTCTCTTCGTACGCTGGTGGCAATGCCAACGCTATTGACCAATGAAGCCGACTTAAAAGAACAGCTTGATCGGCTTGAGGTGCACCACCTGGGTAGTGATGGCGGTGCTATTAGCTATGCACTCTTAACAGATGGTGTTGATGCCCAGCAGGCAGAACTAGCCACCGATGAGGCACTGTTGAGCATTTGTGAAAAACGCATTGAGGAATTAAACAAACGCTACTGTGCTTCCAGCCATGAAAAGCGCTTCTTCTTACTACACCGCAACCGTGTCTACAACGCAGGTGAACAATGCTGGATGGGATGGGAGCGCAAACGGGGCAAGCTTCATGAGCTCAATAAACTGTTACGTGGCGCGACGAACACGACCTTCAGAACCCCACCTTCCCTGCCAAGAAATGTGCACTATATTCTTACGCTGGACGCCGACACACGCCTGCCAAGAGGAGCCGCCAGCAAGCTGGTTGGCAAAATAGCCCACCCGTTAAATCATCCTCGATTTGATACGCAGCAAAGACGGGTAGTGGAAGGCTATGCAATTTTGCAACCACGCGTCACTCAATCAATGCCTACAGGCGAAAGAGGCTCTATTTATCAACAGCTCTGCTCTTCTCCAGGCGGCATTGATCCTTATGCCGCCGCCATTTCAGATCTTTATCAAGACCTCGTCGGTGATGGCTCGTTTGCGGGGAAAGGTATTTATAATATTGATGCCTTTGAAGCATCACTAGAGGGCCGTATCGCTGAAAACAGCCTACTAAGCCACGATATGTTTGAGGGCATTTTTGCCCGTGCGGGATTGGCATCAGATATTGAAGTCATAGAAGACTTTCCAGACCGTTATGATGTGGTGGCCAAACGCCAACATCGCTGGGTGCGAGGAGATTGGCAGTTACTCCCTTGGCTACTGACAGCCTCGTTACCACCTTCAGGGCGCTTGAAAATACTCGGCAATCTACGCCGATCGCTGCTCCCCCCGTTACTGTTAGCCTGCCTTGCGGTGAGCTGGCAACTGCCTGTCATGATGGCCGTTGTCAGCAGCTTAATGGTTATTATGGTCATTAGCATACCGGTCTTACTGTCGTTAATAACGTCGTTCGCTCCGCTGCGCGCAGGCGTCAACCTTCGTTACCACTTCCAACAATGGAGGGATGAACTGACGCTGGGATTGAAACAAATTTTACTGCAAGTAATGTTTCTCCCCGACCAGGCTTGGCGGATGCTAAATGCCATTGCTAGCACCCTGACACGCGTTTTTATAACTCGCCGCCATTTATTAGAGTGGACATCGTCTGCCCAAACGATGAAATGCCCCCACCTGACCGTTTGGGGTTTTTATCGGCACATGGCGCCCGGTACATTACTTGGCATAGCCATTGCCTTCGGTGCGTTATGGTTTAACAGTAGTGTTTGGCTAGTGGTCTTGCCGATCGCACTACTATGGATAGCAGCGCCTGTGCTGGCAACTTGGCTAAGCAGTTCAGTTAGTACTGCGAACCAACCTCTACTAGCAGAAGAAACCGCCCGCGAGTTTCGGCTAATTGCACGTAGAACCTGGCGCTACTTTGAAACCTTTGTAACTACATCAACCAATCTACTGCCGCCCGACAATTTTCAGGAAGAGCCTCAACCAGTTATCGCCCAGCGAACGTCACCGACCAATATGGGCCTATACTTGCTGTCGATACTGGCGGCGCGTGATTTTGGCTGGATCGGCAATTTCAACGCGCTAAGCCGTATAGAAACGACACTTGCCGTCATGCAAACCCTGCCCCGCTATCGTGGTCACTTCTTTAACTGGTATGCAATCGATGATCTGCGTCCGCTAAACCCCAGGTATGTATCTACTGTCGATAGCGGCAATCTTGCTGGCCACCTCATTACCCTCGCCAACGCTTTGGAAACCTGGCAGGACACGACATTTCAACCTGATCCTCGCCAAGCACTAGCCGATACATTGGCGTTGGCAATCGAAGCACTTAAATTTGAAGAACTTAAGCGCGCTTCTCAATCAATAGAAAAATCCCTACCCACTAAACCGCTCACTGAACAGCTTGAGAAAGTCGCCACTCTATTATGCGAAAATAAAACGTCGTCATTAGACTTGGAAGCCCTCACCAAACATACAAAACAAGCACTTAGAACAGCCAGTGACCTGTTTAATGATCATAGCGATCGCCATGGTGAAGATGACAATAAAGGGGGTAATAAAAATAGGGGCAATGATGTTGGCGAAGATGTGGTTTTTTGGGTGGCAGCACTGCACAAAACGGCTACACAGCATAGCGGTGACTACAAAAACAACACAGTCGCCAACGGTGCATATGAAGAGCGGCTTCAGCAACTGGCCAGTAAAGTGCGACGGCTTGCCCTCAGTATGGATTTTGCGTTTCTTCTCAACCCTGAAAGGCAGTTACTGTCGATCGGCTTCTCGCTAGACGACGTCAGTCTGGACATCAGTTGTTATGACCTGCTGGCGTCAGAGGCACGGCTAGCCAGCCTGTTTGCCATTGCCAAAGGCGATGTAGCCACTCGCCACTGGTTCCGATTAGGGCGCGCTGCCACCCCCTTAAAAGAGGGTGCGGCAATGATTTCCTGGTCAGGCTCTATGTTTGAATACCTGATGCCGTCGCTGATAATGCGCGCACCCGCTGGCAGCCTACTGGAGCAAACTAACCGCTTAGTAGTTAAACGCCAGGAAACATACGCCGCACAGTTTTCAGCGCCTTGGGGTATTTCTGAGTCGGGGTATAACGCACGGGACATAGAGCATACCTATCAATACTCCAATTTCGGGGTGCCTGGGTTGGGGCTTAAGCGTGGTCTATCGGCCGATTTAGTAGTCGCGCCATATGCAACGGGCTTAGCGGCAATGATAGACCCAGAGGGGGCCTTCAAAAATTATCGACGCCTTGCAGAAATGGGCGCGCTAGGACGCTATGGCTACTACGAAGCGCTAGACCTGACCCGTTCACGGCTCCCCAAAGGTGCCAAGCTGGTGATTGTGCGCAGCTACATGGCACATCACCAAGGCATGACTATCGTTGCCATCGCTAATGCGCTCCACCGTGGACAGATGCGCCAACGCTTCCACCGCGAACCAATGATCCAAGCGAGCGAGCTATTGCTTCAAGAGCGTATTCCACGGGATGTGGCTATTGCTCACCCCCGTGCGGAAGAGGTGAAATCAACCGCTAGCCAAACGATCAACGAAGCACAAACCGTGCGCCATCTATCAACCGGCGTCAACGGACCTCCGGTGACTCACCTGCTCTCAAACGGCAACTACTCTGTCATGTTGACCGCAACAGGTGGCGGCTACAGCCGATGGCACAATCTTGCCATAACTCGCTGGCAACCAGATACCACACGCGATCACTGGGGAAGTTTTATTTTTCTCCGCGATACGCGACGCCCAAGCGTTTGGAGTGCAACAGGACAATCACTGGAATCACATGCCAGTGCTAATGACGACGACAATCACGTGTTATTTGCTGAAGATTATGCCCGCTATGTCCATCGGCACGAATCTATTGCCAGTCACTTAGACATCCTGGTGTCTGGGGAAGATGACAGCGAAGTACGCTTGCTAACACTGACCAACAGTGGACGCCAGACCTGCGACATTGATGTTACGACTTATGCAGAATTAGTACTCACCACGCCGAGTACCGACAACGCCCATCCTAGCTTTGCCAAAATGTTCGTTGTTACTGAATACCTTCCAGCATTCAATGCGTTAGTTGCCACCCGTCGGCGGCGAGACCCCAGCGAAGCGCAAGTATGGGTAGCTCACTTCGCCGTCGTAGAAGGCGATACTGTGGGAGATTTCCAATATGAGACCGACCGCGAGCAATTTATTGGCCGGGGCAACCGTATTTCCACAGCGACGGCGCTTGCTGAAGGCCAGCATTTATCAGGCACGGTAGGGAGTGTTATTGACCCTATTTTTGCATCGCGCTACTGCCTGCGGATCGCGCCAGGTAAAGCCGCCCGAATCGCTTACTGGACGGTCGTTGCTGGCTCACGCGAGGCGCTGATGGATCTCATTGATAAACATCATGATGTTAGCGCCTTTGAGCGAGCAAAAATGCTCGCCTGGACTCAAGCGCAGGTGCAGTTACGCCATTTGGGCACTCAGCCAGAGGAGGCCGCCGACTTTCAGCGGTTAGCTGCCCCACTGCTCTATCCAGACGCACGCTTTAGAGCACCTCAGAAAGCCATTCAAAGCGGCGCAGCTCAACAATCGCTGCTGTGGCAACACGGGATCTCCGGCGATTTACCCATCGTATTGCTTCGAATTCAATCCACTGACGACTTGCCACAATTGCATCAATTACTTCGCGCCCATGAGTATTGGCGCATGAAACGTCTCGAAGTCGATGTCGTCATCATCAATGAGCGTGCATCTTCTTACATTCAAGATCTACAGCAGGCCATTGAAGCCACGATTCTCAGCAGTCAGGCAAGACCCCGACTTCACAGTGGCTATGCCCAGGGAACGGTTTATGCCCTACGCGCCGACTTAGCAAGCGCCCAGTCACGCTCTCAGCTTCACTCGATTGCTCGCGTGGTGCTGATAGCGCACCGAGGATCAATTGCCGTTCAGCTGTCTATTATGTTGTCCCAACAGAGCACCGCGAAGCCTCCGCTTGTTATTACCAAACGTGCACTCCCCCG is part of the Halomonas sp. GT genome and harbors:
- a CDS encoding DASS family sodium-coupled anion symporter encodes the protein MTLWESLWHSHDQVKNLLMCALPTSGAGRSPSTTSGEQQHSGSRPPKPPAYTKAQKVGLVLGPLLFAFVLLFFHPAELSLEGRMVLATTLWVAVWWITEAIPIPVTSLLPIVLLPITGALESSAVTAAYGNPIIFLFLGGFMIALAMEKWDLHKRIALTIISVLGTSINSIVFGFMAATGFLSMWVSNTASVMMMLPIGTAIVYQVTQELSKSDGDHSEDIDKFSKALIFGVGYGGTIGGLGTLIGTPPNIILAAIVNELFGVEITFASWMMFAFPVVVVLLFIGWLMLTRFIYPIKFSNLPGGKALIAKEKAALGKITFEEKAVLVVFLLAAFFWITRSFLWQGQILTIPGINDTMIAIVAAIALFLIPSPNKGGCLLGWDIAKDVPWGILLLFGGGLAIAAGFGSSGLAAWIGGQMSVLEGVNFLLVILLAAGMVLFLTEITSNTATATMILPVLASLALALDIHPFVLMVPAAMAANCAFMLPVGTPPNAIIFATGKIKIIEMVRNGFWLNIFALLLIVAAVYFLLPLMWGIDLTTYPDAFRD
- a CDS encoding CDP-alcohol phosphatidyltransferase family protein; the protein is MLDRFTMPLTHRPLASMARHLNNKQITPDEVTLVAFLVGMSALPLLAFEYYVLALIAILLNRLGDGLDGALARLSGQQSDAGGFIDIGLDFVFYAAVVLGFALANPAQNALPAAVLLFAFIGTGTSFLAFAIAAKARNVERPNFPQKAFYYLEGLTEGTETVIALVLFCLFPQYFPWLAGLFAAGCLITTATRLWGGYWTLR
- a CDS encoding GH36-type glycosyl hydrolase domain-containing protein, whose translation is MTLFFQTPLFRRVRQHKASLTLWSSSTPVREELFSAERLEQHAGSLALAQVVTASPLKVVSLTRRLNDNARVLLAAYRACAVTLAEGRDVVPAAAWLLDNYHLIEAQIREIRGDLPPGYYRQLPKLAEGPFAGYPRVFGIAWAFIAHTDSNIELANLRTFIKAYQRVQPLTIGELWAVAITLRIVLVENLRRLADQIISEQTARDAADTLAARWIATENDSVNNESANSVSTDSCSMDEGSIDHQFPSFTSQKTPLSAPFIAQLAKRLRGVNPHTNALACWLFEQLNRQGESIDDVVQSNQQRQGAANVTVRNIITSMRFISSTDWAELFESVSLVDAKLREHSRFAQYDFSTRNQYRIAVEELARGSVYSELEVVDHTLTLSREALPLTDDVHEAARVEDPGYFLVAAGRNTLEERLNYRPPLKRRFRQLLLKNGINGYVIMLTATTVALMVLAGWLLLSMHSGEVSSRWLLLLAALGILPTIEFATSIVNRFFIYNIGAQPLPSLDLSKGVPPSLRTLVAMPTLLTNEADLKEQLDRLEVHHLGSDGGAISYALLTDGVDAQQAELATDEALLSICEKRIEELNKRYCASSHEKRFFLLHRNRVYNAGEQCWMGWERKRGKLHELNKLLRGATNTTFRTPPSLPRNVHYILTLDADTRLPRGAASKLVGKIAHPLNHPRFDTQQRRVVEGYAILQPRVTQSMPTGERGSIYQQLCSSPGGIDPYAAAISDLYQDLVGDGSFAGKGIYNIDAFEASLEGRIAENSLLSHDMFEGIFARAGLASDIEVIEDFPDRYDVVAKRQHRWVRGDWQLLPWLLTASLPPSGRLKILGNLRRSLLPPLLLACLAVSWQLPVMMAVVSSLMVIMVISIPVLLSLITSFAPLRAGVNLRYHFQQWRDELTLGLKQILLQVMFLPDQAWRMLNAIASTLTRVFITRRHLLEWTSSAQTMKCPHLTVWGFYRHMAPGTLLGIAIAFGALWFNSSVWLVVLPIALLWIAAPVLATWLSSSVSTANQPLLAEETAREFRLIARRTWRYFETFVTTSTNLLPPDNFQEEPQPVIAQRTSPTNMGLYLLSILAARDFGWIGNFNALSRIETTLAVMQTLPRYRGHFFNWYAIDDLRPLNPRYVSTVDSGNLAGHLITLANALETWQDTTFQPDPRQALADTLALAIEALKFEELKRASQSIEKSLPTKPLTEQLEKVATLLCENKTSSLDLEALTKHTKQALRTASDLFNDHSDRHGEDDNKGGNKNRGNDVGEDVVFWVAALHKTATQHSGDYKNNTVANGAYEERLQQLASKVRRLALSMDFAFLLNPERQLLSIGFSLDDVSLDISCYDLLASEARLASLFAIAKGDVATRHWFRLGRAATPLKEGAAMISWSGSMFEYLMPSLIMRAPAGSLLEQTNRLVVKRQETYAAQFSAPWGISESGYNARDIEHTYQYSNFGVPGLGLKRGLSADLVVAPYATGLAAMIDPEGAFKNYRRLAEMGALGRYGYYEALDLTRSRLPKGAKLVIVRSYMAHHQGMTIVAIANALHRGQMRQRFHREPMIQASELLLQERIPRDVAIAHPRAEEVKSTASQTINEAQTVRHLSTGVNGPPVTHLLSNGNYSVMLTATGGGYSRWHNLAITRWQPDTTRDHWGSFIFLRDTRRPSVWSATGQSLESHASANDDDNHVLFAEDYARYVHRHESIASHLDILVSGEDDSEVRLLTLTNSGRQTCDIDVTTYAELVLTTPSTDNAHPSFAKMFVVTEYLPAFNALVATRRRRDPSEAQVWVAHFAVVEGDTVGDFQYETDREQFIGRGNRISTATALAEGQHLSGTVGSVIDPIFASRYCLRIAPGKAARIAYWTVVAGSREALMDLIDKHHDVSAFERAKMLAWTQAQVQLRHLGTQPEEAADFQRLAAPLLYPDARFRAPQKAIQSGAAQQSLLWQHGISGDLPIVLLRIQSTDDLPQLHQLLRAHEYWRMKRLEVDVVIINERASSYIQDLQQAIEATILSSQARPRLHSGYAQGTVYALRADLASAQSRSQLHSIARVVLIAHRGSIAVQLSIMLSQQSTAKPPLVITKRALPRQLIDKAHNPHQFKRPTLEFFNGWGGFAKQGREYVTILEAGSSTPAPWINVIANQQFGFQVSADGAGYLWADSSRENQLTHWSNDPVIDPSGDVIYVRDEETLALYTATASPIRDSGRYVARHGFGYSQFEHQNDELSLELLHFVPLDAPLRISRLRLINHSNKTRKLSVTAYAEWVLGTSRSASAPFLITSQAPESGALLVTNPWNADFPGRVAFLDIGEPPTQWTGNRSEFIGYGKNLAEPAGLRCKTPLSGTLGAGLDPCAALQRPVTLAPEGTVDIIVLLGQGGSNDDVARLITRFRDADIDAELANIHDHWNTQLNAIQVKTPDQAMDIMLNGWLLYQTIACRLTARSAFYQASGAYGFRDQLQDCMALTFSNAATTRQHLLRAASRQFPEGDVQHWWLPHSGQGVRTRISDDRVWLAYACARYIATTHDIAVLDEPVSFLDGARLSSHEHEHFFQPTTSLETAPLFEHCARGLDITLSQLGEHGLPLIGGGDWNDGMNRVGAGGKGESVWLGWLLLKTLHQFAPIAEQREAQACHSDDPQRAVRWYEHAHALRIALEDSAWDGQWYRRATYDNGIWLGSKQSDACQIDSIAQSWSVLSGASDPERSTLAMHSLERELILHDPQLALLFWPPFDHPKQDPGYISGYPPGMRENGGQYSHASMWAILAFTQLGEGDKAHQLFTLLNPINHATTTEAATRYRVEPYVVAADVYSVAPHVGRGGWTWYTGAAGWMYQAGIEGILGIRREASWLVIFPCLPASWPYFTADITLDQSHYHIKVNNAQASPATLSQNLLSQALTATLDGVYLAETEVGMPIRVPLDSQQHQLDIVIRQCAPT